A genomic window from Gossypium hirsutum isolate 1008001.06 chromosome D12, Gossypium_hirsutum_v2.1, whole genome shotgun sequence includes:
- the LOC107945542 gene encoding cyclin-U2-1 codes for MATSSSSSSSSIAISPRKLRSDLYSYSYKNDGNNPLVITVLASLIERTMVRNERIDAKNCGRRTLRQRDFRSKVFDCREAPDMTVQCYLERIFRYTKAGPSVYVVAYVYIDRFCEANPGFRITARNVHRLLITTMMVASKYVEDMNYRNSYFARVGGLTTKELNKLEVELLFWMGFKLHVNVSVFESYCSHLEREVSIGGGYHIERTIRCAEEIKSRQREAQRIYNQIARILL; via the exons ATGGCTACTTCATCATCGTCATCCTCATCTTCCATTGCAATCTCCCCAAGAAAGCTTCGATCCGATCTCTATTCTTATTCCTATAAGAACGATGGGAATAACCCATTGGTGATCACTGTTCTTGCTTCTCTTATTGAGAGAACAATGGTTAGAAACGAAAGGATTGATGCCAAGAACTGTGGACGACGGACATTGAGACAAAGAGATTTTAGGAGCAAAGTTTTCGATTGCCGTGAAGCACCGGACATGACGGTTCAATGCTACCTAGAGAGAATTTTCCGGTATACCAAGGCCGGACCGTCGGTTTATGTTGTGGCATATGTATATATCGATCGGTTTTGTGAGGCAAATCCTGGGTTTCGGATTACTGCTCGGAATGTGCATAGGCTTCTCATTACGACCATGATGGTGGCTTCTAAGTATGTTGAAGACAT GAATTATAGGAATTCATACTTTGCACGAGTGGGTGGATTGACAACAAAAGAATTGAACAAATTGGAGGTTGAATTATTGTTTTGGATGGGTTTCAAGTTGCATGTAAATGTGAGTGTGTTTGAGAGTTATTGTAGTCACTTGGAGAGGGAAGTGAGCATTGGAGGAGGATACCACATTGAAAGGACCATAAGATGTGCTGAGGAAATCAAATCAAGACAAAGAGAAGCCCAAAGGATATACAATCAAATTGCTCGCATTTTGTTATAA
- the LOC107945543 gene encoding transcription factor UNE10 isoform X2, whose translation MSQCVPSWELDDNNPLTTRHHSFRFNSNSTAPDVPMLDYEVAELTWENGQLAMHSLGPPRVVAKQLNATTWDKPRASGGGGGTLESIVNQATCFPYGSKDSVGVGGDELVWLDHHRVSAAASSSSATMAMDALVPCSEDKTTTAHVLESMPGLGGGGTCMMGCSTRVGSCSGTVNTQDDVTRKREKAVGAQVAPPEWEQSASASATFGRDSHRNVTVDTYDKDFGVGFTSISHGSIENTKTATDNDHDSASHSKPQEETGEEDKKETMKSSISTKRSRAAAIHNQSERTDKASMLDEVIEYLKQLQAQVQMMNRMNLPSMMLQQQLQMSMMAPMGMGMSVMDMNFMGRPNIIGISPVLSNPFMTMNTPWDGSNNNDRLQQAASMTDPLSTFLACQSQPMTMDAYSRMAAMYQQMQQPPASSSKS comes from the exons atgagTCAGTGTGTTCCGAGTTGGGAACTGGATGACAACAATCCACTCACCACTCGCCATCACTCGTTCCGCTTCAACTCAAATTCCACTGCCCCTGATGTTCCCAT GTTAGATTATGAAGTAGCTGAATTAACATGGGAAAATGGGCAACTAGCCATGCACAGCTTAGGTCCACCGCGTGTGGTGGCTAAACAACTAAACGCCACCACTTGGGATAAACCAAGAGCCAGTGGCGGTGGCGGTGGCACTTTAGAGTCTATAGTGAACCAGGCTACTTGTTTTCCATATGGTAGTAAGGATTCTGTCGGTGTTGGTGGGGATGAATTGGTATGGTTGGACCACCACCGTGTTTCGGCGGCGGCGTCGTCTTCATCAGCCACCATGGCTATGGATGCTTTAGTTCCTTGTTCAGAAGACAAGACCACCACCGCACACGTGTTGGAATCTATGCCGGGTCTTGGTGGTGGTGGAACTTGTATGATGGGATGTTCCACTAGGGTAGGATCCTGTAGTGGGACGGTTAATACACAAGACGATGTCACAAGGAAACGCGAAAAGGCGGTGGGTGCACAAGTAGCACCACCGGAATGGGAACAAAGCGCAAGTGCCAGTGCCACGTTCGGAAGAGACAGTCACCGGAACGTGACCGTCGATACGTACGACAAAGATTTTGGTGTTGGATTCACTTCTATTTCACATGGTTCCATTGAAAACACGAAGACTGCAACAGATAATGATCATGATTCAGCCTCTCACAGTAAACCTCAG GAGGAGACAGGTGAGGAAGACAAAAAGGAAACTATGAAATCTTCCATTTCAACAAAAAGGAGCAGAGCTGCAGCTATCCATAACCAATCTGAACGT ACAGACAAAGCTTCAATGTTAGATGAAGTGATTGAATACTTAAAACAATTACAAGCACAAGTCCAAATGATGAATAGGATGAACTTACCATCGATGATGTTGCAACAACAACTTCAAATGTCGATGATGGCACCGATGGGAATGGGTATGAGTGTTATGGACATGAACTTCATGGGCCGACCAAACATCATTGGTATCTCACCTGTTTTGTCTAATCCTTTCATGACAATGAATACACCTTGGGATGGTTCTAACAACAATGATCGGTTACAACAAGCTGCTTCAATGACAGACCCTTTATCTACATTCCTTGCTTGTCAATCACAACCGATGACTATGGATGCTTATAGTAGAATGGCCGCTATGTATCAACAAATGCAACAACCGCCAGCTTCTAGTTCAAAGAGTTAA
- the LOC107945543 gene encoding transcription factor UNE10 isoform X1, with protein sequence MSQCVPSWELDDNNPLTTRHHSFRFNSNSTAPDVPMLDYEVAELTWENGQLAMHSLGPPRVVAKQLNATTWDKPRASGGGGGTLESIVNQATCFPYGSKDSVGVGGDELVWLDHHRVSAAASSSSATMAMDALVPCSEDKTTTAHVLESMPGLGGGGTCMMGCSTRVGSCSGTVNTQDDVTRKREKAVGAQVAPPEWEQSASASATFGRDSHRNVTVDTYDKDFGVGFTSISHGSIENTKTATDNDHDSASHSKPQEETGEEDKKETMKSSISTKRSRAAAIHNQSERKRRDKINQRMKTLQKLVPNSSKTDKASMLDEVIEYLKQLQAQVQMMNRMNLPSMMLQQQLQMSMMAPMGMGMSVMDMNFMGRPNIIGISPVLSNPFMTMNTPWDGSNNNDRLQQAASMTDPLSTFLACQSQPMTMDAYSRMAAMYQQMQQPPASSSKS encoded by the exons atgagTCAGTGTGTTCCGAGTTGGGAACTGGATGACAACAATCCACTCACCACTCGCCATCACTCGTTCCGCTTCAACTCAAATTCCACTGCCCCTGATGTTCCCAT GTTAGATTATGAAGTAGCTGAATTAACATGGGAAAATGGGCAACTAGCCATGCACAGCTTAGGTCCACCGCGTGTGGTGGCTAAACAACTAAACGCCACCACTTGGGATAAACCAAGAGCCAGTGGCGGTGGCGGTGGCACTTTAGAGTCTATAGTGAACCAGGCTACTTGTTTTCCATATGGTAGTAAGGATTCTGTCGGTGTTGGTGGGGATGAATTGGTATGGTTGGACCACCACCGTGTTTCGGCGGCGGCGTCGTCTTCATCAGCCACCATGGCTATGGATGCTTTAGTTCCTTGTTCAGAAGACAAGACCACCACCGCACACGTGTTGGAATCTATGCCGGGTCTTGGTGGTGGTGGAACTTGTATGATGGGATGTTCCACTAGGGTAGGATCCTGTAGTGGGACGGTTAATACACAAGACGATGTCACAAGGAAACGCGAAAAGGCGGTGGGTGCACAAGTAGCACCACCGGAATGGGAACAAAGCGCAAGTGCCAGTGCCACGTTCGGAAGAGACAGTCACCGGAACGTGACCGTCGATACGTACGACAAAGATTTTGGTGTTGGATTCACTTCTATTTCACATGGTTCCATTGAAAACACGAAGACTGCAACAGATAATGATCATGATTCAGCCTCTCACAGTAAACCTCAG GAGGAGACAGGTGAGGAAGACAAAAAGGAAACTATGAAATCTTCCATTTCAACAAAAAGGAGCAGAGCTGCAGCTATCCATAACCAATCTGAACGT AAAAGAAGAGATAAGATAAATCAAAGGATGAAAACATTAcagaaattggtacctaattcaagcaag ACAGACAAAGCTTCAATGTTAGATGAAGTGATTGAATACTTAAAACAATTACAAGCACAAGTCCAAATGATGAATAGGATGAACTTACCATCGATGATGTTGCAACAACAACTTCAAATGTCGATGATGGCACCGATGGGAATGGGTATGAGTGTTATGGACATGAACTTCATGGGCCGACCAAACATCATTGGTATCTCACCTGTTTTGTCTAATCCTTTCATGACAATGAATACACCTTGGGATGGTTCTAACAACAATGATCGGTTACAACAAGCTGCTTCAATGACAGACCCTTTATCTACATTCCTTGCTTGTCAATCACAACCGATGACTATGGATGCTTATAGTAGAATGGCCGCTATGTATCAACAAATGCAACAACCGCCAGCTTCTAGTTCAAAGAGTTAA
- the LOC107945544 gene encoding LOW QUALITY PROTEIN: CCR4-NOT transcription complex subunit 1 (The sequence of the model RefSeq protein was modified relative to this genomic sequence to represent the inferred CDS: inserted 2 bases in 2 codons) — protein MLELSSTLSSHVRFLLQSLTEANADSVFRELCQFIEYGIEGSTLVLQTCLDCLSSHKTDSKNLQSEQVVASIFRHAMDKPNFCTVFCQSLRSMDISENFLENFSXTLQLSLSEKIAVGLALSDSENPETRMCGKNFCMAQIEELQSNPACPDSSMQIQNMVMFLQCSSAFSKHVDSFMQMLSLVQAKDVAQFVLTPILSDELREANFLRNIDFFDESEENDFDALLAEMEKEMSMGDIIKELGYGCTTDAAHCKEILSLYLPLTEVTISRILGAITRTYVGLEDNQIAFSTFSLALGCGNSLDLPPLSSWNVDVLIKTIKQLAPNTNWVQVIEHLDHEGFYIPNETAFTFFMSVYQHSCQEPFPLHAVCGSVWKNIEGQLSFLKYAVEAPPEVFTFAHSVRQLDYAEAVHGHKLQIGNGNHAWLCLDLLDVLCQLAERGHASFVRSMLDYSLKHCPEILLIGMAHVNTAYNLLQHDVTSSVFLMIIKNAVGAGTILQLWHVNPKVVLRGFVEVQNTEPDSMIRILDICQELNILSSVLEMMPFPSAIRLAVLASRKEVIDFEKWLSSNLNMYKDVFFEECLKFLKEIQFGGSQEFSAKPFHHTTAVLNLYLEASTTFFKILKANSGSITSTQLLEEMERLHVTIMDSTSKLQNGGTTVSSXSDGYGDEIEAEANSYFHQMFSGQLTIDAMVEMLARFKESSVKREQSIFECMIANLFEEYRFFHKYPERQLKIAAVLFGSVIKQQLVTHLTLGIALRGVLDALRKPADSKMFLFGTKALEQFVDRLIEWPQYCNHILQISHMRATHSELVAFIERALARISSGHLESTGSNNLSVHHQVSSQVTPGNGELNSSSIIQSGPQLSSPLRLPRHDSSLDDRNKASAASSNDVKPLLPSVGQPSVASLSDASSIQKPQNAVTSASMLSASPGFVRPSRGVTSTRFGSALNIETLVAAAERRETPIEAPTSDIQDKISFIINNISVANIEAKGKEFTEILKEQYYPWFAQYMVMKRASIEPNFHDLYLKFLDKVNSKALNKEIIQATYENCKVLLGSELIKSSSEERSLLKNLGSWLGKLTIGRNQVLRAREIDPKSLIIEAYEKGLMIAVIPFTSKILEPCQSSLAYQPPNPWTMGILALLAEIYSMPNLKMNLKFDIEVLFKNLGVDMKDITPTSLLKDRKRELEGNPDFSNKDVGASQPQMVPEAKTGIISPLNHVDIPLEVASPPNPGGHTHLLSQYAGPLRLSSGALVEDEKLAALGLSDQLPSAQGLFQASPSQSPFSVSQLSTPIPNIGTHVIINQKLSALGLHLHFQRVVPIAMDRAIKEIVAGIVQRSVSIATQTTKELVLKDYAMESDETRIYNAAHLMVASLAGSLAHVTCKEPLRGSISSQLRSSLQGLNVGSDLLEQAVQLVTNDNLDLGCAVIEQAATDKAIQTIDGEIANQLALRRKHRDPAFFDPSMYGQGSMGVVPEALRPKPGHLTVSQQRVYEDFVRLPWQNQSGQTTHTMSAGPSTSPGDTGLTGTFGSTSGQVTPGYTSGPGNLGQADVASEAIETTSASLLSIPSIHIGSGTGLTQQTTENDPLNASFPSTTAAPELLSVETTDAVKEFGPTSQSLPSPAATERLGSSISETSLSTRDALDKYQIVAQKLENLVTSDGREADIQGVISEVPEIILRCVSRDEAALAVAQKVFKGLYENASNSLHVSAHLAILAAVRDVCKLAVKELTSWVIYSEDERKFNKDITVGLIRSELLNLAEYNVHMAKYIDGGRNKAAMEFAVSLLQTLVSDESRVISELHNLVDALAKVASKPGAPESLQQLIEMIRNPSASMAALSSATVAKEDKAKQSRDKKGPSHAPANREDNSSMEALEPDPAGFKEQVSMLFAEWYQICELPGANDGPCNHYILQLYQNGLLKGDDMTERFFRIITELSVAHCLSSEVMSSGALQSAQQAQTLSFLAIDIYAKLVLAILKYCPVEQGSSKLFLMSKILTVTLRFIQKDAEDKKASFNPRPYFRLFINWLLDLGSLDPVTDGANFQILTAFANAFHALQPLKVPSFCFAWLELVSHRTFMPKLLTGNSQKGWPYIQRLLVDLLQFLEPFLRNAELGVPVHFLYKGTLRVLLVLLHDFPEFLCDYHFTFCDVIPPSCIQMRNIILSAFPRNMRLPDPSTPNLKIDLLPEIRESPRILSEVDAALKAKQMKADVDEYLKTRPQGGCSFLTELKQRLLLSPSEAASAGTRYNVPLINSLVLYVGMQAIQQLQSRVPHAQATANTVPMSVFLVSAALDIFQSLIGDLDTEGRYLFLNAIANQLRYPNSHTHYFSFILLYSFAEANQEIIQEQITRVLLERLIVNKPHPWGLLITFIELIKNPRYNFWNRSFIRCAPEIEKLFESVARSCGGLKPVDEGMVSGWVSETAH, from the exons ATGCTCGAGCTTTCCTCCACACTCTCAAGCCACGTTCGGTTCTTGCTGCAGTCCTTGACCGAAGCCAACGCTGACTCTGTTTTTCGAGAACTCTGCcag TTCattgaatatggaattgaaggAAGCACTCTGGTGCTGCAAACCTGTTTGGATTGCTTGAGTTCTCACAAAACAGATTCAAAGAATTTGCAATCTGAACAAGTTGTAGCCTCAATTTTTAGACATGCTATGGACAAGCCAAACTTTTGTACTGTCTTCTGTCAGTCCCTAAGAAGTATGGATATCAGCGAGAATTTCCTGGAGAATTTCT AAACACTGCAGTTATCTCTGTCTGAAAAAATTGCTGTTGGTCTTGCTTTATCTGATTCTGAAAATCCAGAGACAAGAATGTGTG GGAAGAATTTCTGTATGGCTCAGATTGAGGAATTGCAGTCTAATCCTGCCTGTCCTGATTCTTCCATGCAAATTCAGAATATGGTTATGTTCCTCCAGTGCTCCAGCGCTTTTTCCAAGCATGTAGATTCCTTTATGCAGATGTTATCTCTAGTTCAAGCCAAAGATGTTGCGCAGTTTGTTTTAACTCCAATACTTTCAGATGAATTGCGCGAGGCTAATTTCTTAAG GAATATAGATTTCTTCGATGAATCTGAGGAAAATGATTTTGATGCTCTTTTAGCAGAAATGGAGAAGGAAATGAGCATGGGGGATATCATTAAGGAACTAGGTTATGGATGCACCACTGATGCTGCACATTGCAAAGAGATTTTATCTCTTTATTTACCTCTGACTGAGGTGACTATATCTAGGATACTTGGTGCAATTACCCGTACCTATGTTGGTCTAGAGGACAACCAAATTGCATTTTCAACATTTAGCCTGGCCCTTGGTTGCGGGAATTCATTGGATTTGCCTCCATTGAGCTCATGGAACGTTGATGTTCTTATAAAAACTATAAAGCAACTC GCACCCAATACCAACTGGGTTCAAGTTATTGAACACCTGGATCACGAGGGGTTCTACATTCCTAATGAGACAGCATTCACTTTTTTCATGTCTGTGTATCAACATTCGTGCCAG GAACCCTTCCCTCTCCATGCTGTCTGTGGGTCCGTGTGGAAGAATATTGAAGGTCAGCTATCTTTTCTAAAATATGCTGTAGAAGCACCGCCAGAAGTATTTACCTTTGCCCATTCAGTGAGGCAGCTG GACTACGCGGAGGCAGTGCATGGACATAAGCTTCAGattggaaatggaaatcatgCCTGGTTGTGTCTGGACCTCTTAGATGTGCTGTGTCAACTAGCTGAAAGAGGTCACGCCAGTTTTGTTCGATCAATGCTCGATTATTCCTTAAAACACTGCCCTGAAATCCTGCTTATTGGGATGGCTCATGTTAAT ACGGCGTATAATCTCCTGCAGCATGATGTGACTTCTTCAGTTTTTCTAATGATAATTAAAAATGCTGTGGGTGCTGGTACAATACTTCAACTTTGGCATGTGAACCCAAAAGTTGTCTTACGTGGATTTGTAGAAGTACAGAATACTGAGCCTGACAGCATGATTAGAATTTTGGATATCTGTCAAGAATTAAAT ATTCTATCATCAGTGTTGGAGATGATGCCTTTTCCTTCTGCCATCAGATTAGCAGTCCTTGCTTCCAGGAAGGAGGTTATAGATTTTGAGAAGTGGTTGAGTAGTAATCTGAATATGTATAAAGATGTTTTCTTTGAG GAGTGCCTAAAGTTCTTGAAGGAGATACAATTTGGTGGATCACAAGAGTTTTCTGCCAAACCCTTCCATCATACTACTGCTGTTTTAAATCTTTATTTGGAAGCTAGTACCACTTTTTTCAAG ATCCTTAAAGCTAATAGTGGCTCCATAACCTCTACTCAGCTTCTTGAGGAAATGGAAAGGTTGCATGTGACAATTATGGATTCTACTTCAAAGCTGCAAAATGGTGGGACAACAGTTTCTT CCTCTGATGGATATGGAGATGAAATTGAGGCAGAAGCAAATTCTTACTTCCATCAAATGTTTTCTGGTCAGTTGACCATTGATGCAATGGTTGAAATGCTTGCACGGTTCAAGGAATCTTCTGTGAAAAG GGAGCAATCGATATTTGAGTGCATGATTGCGAATTTGTTTGAAGAATACCGATTTTTTCACAAGTATCCTGAAAGACAGCTCAAGATCGCCGCAGTTCTCTTTG GCTCTGTTATCAAGCAGCAACTTGTAACTCATCTCACCCTTGGAATTGCCTTGCGTGGTGTTCTAGATGCATTGCGTAAACCTGCAGATTCAAAA ATGTTTTTGTTTGGAACTAAAGCCTTGGAGCAGTTCGTGGATCGTCTGATTGAGTGGCCGCAGTATTGCAACCATATTTTACAGATTTCTCACATGCGTGCCACTCACTCGGAGCTTGTTGCTTTTATTGAACGAGCTCTTGCAAGGATTTCATCAGGGCATTTGGAGTCAACTGGGAGCAACAACCTTTCTGTTCATCACCAAGTTTCCTCTCAGGTGACCCCAGGAAACGGGGAG TTGAATAGCTCTAGCATCATTCAATCTGGGCCACAACTTTCATCTCCGCTGCGGCTTCCAAGACATGATAGTTCTCTTGATGACCGTAACAAAGCCTCTGCTGCATCATCGAATGATGTGAAACCACTTCTACCTTCTGTAGGGCAGCCTTCAGTTGCTTCCCTAAGTGATGCTTCTAGCATTCAGAAA CCGCAAAATGCAGTAACTAGTGCATCTATGCTGTCTGCATCCCCCGGTTTTGTTCGTCCTTCTCGTGGAGTCACTTCTACTA GATTTGGCTCTGCTCTGAACATTGAAACGCTAGTTGCTGCTGCTGAGAGAAGAGAGACACCCATAGAG GCTCCGACATCTGATATCCAGGACAAGATATCATTCATAATCAATAATATTTCAGTTGCAAATATTGAAGCCAAAGGGAAAGAGTTCACTGAAATATTGAAGGAGCAGTATTATCCCTGGTTTGCCCAGTACATGGTTATGAAAAG AGCTAGCATTGAACCAAATTTTCATGATTTGTATTTGAAGTTCCTTGACAAAGTTAACTCAAAGGCTTTGAATAAGGAGATTATCCAAGCTACATATGAGAACTGCAAG GTCTTGTTGGGATCTGAGCTTATAAAATCAAGCTCTGAAGAGCGGTCATTGCTAAAAAATTTGGGTAGTTGGCTTGGAAAGTTAACAATTGGCCGGAATCAAGTTTTGAGAGCTCGTGAAATAGATCCCAAATCTCTGATTATAGAG GCATATGAGAAGGGATTGATGATTGCAGTTATCCCATTTACTTCAAAG ATTCTTGAGCCATGCCAAAGTAGTCTGGCATATCAACCTCCTAATCCATGGACCATGGGCATTTTGGCATTACTAGCTGAGATTTATTCAATGCCAAACTTGAAAATGAATCTCAAGTTTGACATAGAG GTTCTATTCAAGAACCTTGGTGTGGATATGAAGGACATAACACCGACTTCTCTCCTCAAGGATCGTAAAAGAGAACTTGAAGGGAATCCTGATTTTTCTAATAAAGATGTTGGAGCATCTCAACCCCAGATGGTTCCAGAAGCTAAAACAGGAATAATTTCTCCACTTAATCATGTTGACATACCTCTCGAGGTTGCCAGTCCACCTAATCCTGGTGGCCACACACATTTGTTATCTCAG TATGCTGGTCCCTTGCGTCTTTCTTCTGGTGCGTTGGTGGAGGATGAAAAACTAGCAGCTTTAGGCTTGTCTGATCAGCTTCCTTCTGCGCAAGGGCTATTTCAAGCCTCTCCTTCACAGTCGCCTTTTTCTGTTAGTCAG CTTTCGACGCCAATACCAAACATCGGAACTCATGTTATTATCAATCAGAAACTAAGTGCTCTAGGCTTGCACTTGCATTTTCAGAG GGTGGTTCCAATTGCAATGGACAGAGCTATTAAAGAGATTGTAGCTGGTATTGTTCAGCGCAGTGTTTCCATAGCAACTCAAACAACAAAGGAGCTTGTTTTAAAG gATTATGCTATGGAATCAGATGAGACACGGATTTATAATGCAGCACACCTGATGGTAGCAAGTTTGGCTGGAAGTCTGGCACATGTAACATGCAAG GAACCTCTACGTGGCTCTATATCAAGTCAGCTGAGAAGTTCACTTCAGGGGTTGAATGTTGGGAGTGATCTTCTTGAACAAGCTGTTCAGCTTGTTACAAATGATAACCTTGATCTTGGCTGTGCGGTCATTGAACAAGCTGCTACTGATAAG GCAATACAAACCATTGATGGAGAAATAGCTAATCAACTTGCTTTAAGAAGAAAGCATAGGGATCCTGCATTTTTTGATCCAAGCATGTATGGACAAGGTTCTATGGGTGTGGTGCCTGAGGCTCTTCGACCTAAACCAGGTCACTTGACTGTGTCTCAGCAGCGAGTTTATGAG GACTTTGTTCGGCTTCCTTGGCAAAACCAATCTGGCCAGACAACGCATACTATGTCTGCCGGTCCTTCAACTTCACCTGGTGATACTGGCCTAACGGGCACATTTGGTTCTACATCTGGGCAAGTTACCCCTGGTTACACATCTGGCCCAGGAAACTTGGGACAAGCAGATGTTGCTTCTGAGGCGATTGAAACTACATCAGCATCCCTATTGAG TATTCCCTCGATTCATATTGGCTCAGGAACTGGTCTTACACAGCAGACTACCGAAAATGATCCCCTGAATGCTTCATTCCCTTCAACAACTGCAGCTCCCGAGTTACTTTCAGTTGAAACAACTGATGCTGTAAAA GAATTTGGACCTACATCACAGTCGTTACCTTCACCTGCTGCTACTGAGCGTCTAGGAAGTAGCATCTCAGAGACTTCATTGAGCACAAGGGATGCATTGGATAAATATCAGATTGTTGCTCAGAAG TTGGAAAATTTGGTGACAAGTGATGGTAGAGAAGCTGACATTCAG GGAGTGATCTCTGAGGTACCTGAAATCATACTCAGATGTGTTAGTCGGGACGAGGCTGCACTGGCTGTGGCTCAAAAG GTTTTCAAAGGCTTATATGAGAATGCATCAAACAGTCTTCATGTCAGTGCTCACCTTGCTATTCTGGCTGCTGTGCGAGATGTTTGCAAGCTCGCTGTTAAGGAGCTTACTAGTTGG GTGATATATTCAGAAGATGAGCGGAAGTTCAACAAAGATATCACTGTTGGCCTTATTCGAAGTGAATTGCTGAACCTTGCAGAGTACAATGTTCATATGGCAAAATATATTGACGGGGGAAGGAATA AAGCTGCAATGGAATTTGCGGTGTCCCTTCTTCAAACTTTGGTCTCTGATGAATCCAGAGTCATCTCAGAACTCCATAATCTTGTTGATGCTCTGGCAAAG GTTGCTTCAAAACCTGGAGCTCCTGAATCATTGCAACAGTTGATTGAGATGATCAGAAATCCATCTGCTAGTATGGCTGCATTATCCAGTGCCACTGTTGCAAAGGAGGATAAGGCCAAACAATCTAGAGACAAAAAG GGACCCAGCCACGCACCAGCTAACAGGGAAGATAACAGTAGTATGGAGGCTCTAGAACCAGATCCTGCAGGCTTCAAGGAGCAG GTCTCCATGTTGTTTGCAGAATGGTATCAGATTTGTGAGCTTCCTGGTGCAAATGATGGACCTTGTAATCATTACATCCTACAATTGTATCAAAATGGACTGCTCAAAGGGGATGATATGACAGAACGCTTTTTCCGTATTATCACG GAACTTTCTGTTGCACATTGCCTATCTTCTGAGGTAATGAGTTCTGGGGCATTGCAATCAGCTCAACAGGCGCAGACTCTTTCTTTCCTTGCCATTGATATTTATGCAAAACTTGTGCTAGCAATCCTCAAG TATTGCCCAGTGGAACAGGGATCAAGTAAACTCTTTCTTATGTCCAAG ATTTTGACCGTGACTCTGAGGTTTATACAAAAAGATGCCGAGGATAAGAAAGCATCTTTTAATCCGAGACCATATTTCAGATTATTTATCAACTGGCTGTTAGATCTTGGTTCCTTGGACCCTGTCACTGATGGTGCTAATTTTCAG ATTTTGACGGCCTTTGCCAACGCATTTCATGCTCTCCAGCCCCTTAAAGTTCCTTCCTTCTG CTTTGCATGGCTAGAGCTTGTCAGTCATAGGACTTTCATGCCGAAATTGCTCACTGGGAATTCTCAGAAGGGTTGGCCCTATATCCAACGTTTGCTGGTGGACTTGCTTCAGTTCCTGGAGCCGTTTTTGAGGAATGCGGAGCTTGGAGTTCCG GTTCATTTTCTGTATAAAGGCACACTAAGGGTGCTGCTGGTTCTGCTTCATGACTTCCCGGAGTTCCTGTGTGATTATCATTTTACCTTTTGTGATGTGATTCCCCCGAGCTGCATACAAATGCGAAATATCATCCTTAGTGCTTTTCCACGCAACATGAGGCTACCAGATCCATCTACTCCCAACTTAAAG ATTGATTTGCTTCCAGAAATCAGAGAATCACCTCGCATCTTATCCGAGGTTGATGCTGCTCTTAAAGCAAAACAGATGAAGGCTGATGTGGATGAGTATCTCAAg ACAAGGCCACAAGGAGGATGCTCATTTCTAACTGAATTGAAACAAAGACTGCTCCTTTCACCAAGTGAGGCAGCATCTGCTGGCACCCGTTATAATGTACCGTTAATCAACTCTCTGGTGCTTTACGTTGGAATGCAG GCCATCCAACAACTGCAGTCAAGGGTACCTCATGCACAGGCAACAGCAAACACTGTTCCGATGTCTGTGTTCTTGGTTAGTGCTGCCTTGGATATCTTCCAGAGTCTAATAGGGGACCTTGATACGGAGGGGCGTTATCTTTTCCTTAATGCAATTGCTAATCAATTGCGATATCCAAACAGTCATACACATTACTTCTCCTTCATCTTGCTATACTCGTTTGCTGAAGCAAATCAG GAAATTATCCAAGAGCAAATTACAAGAGTTCTGTTGGAACGGCTAATTGTTAATAAACCACATCCATGGGGTCTCCTCATTACCTTCATTGAGCtcataaag AATCCAAGATACAATTTTTGGAATCGATCATTCATAAGGTGTGCACCTGAGATTGAGAAACTGTTTGAATCGGTTGCAAGATCATGTGGAGGTCTCAAACCTGTGGATGAGGGTATGGTTTCTGGTTGGGTATCTGAAACTGCACATTAA